The Streptococcus sp. oral taxon 431 nucleotide sequence TTGGGACAAAAGATCCCGACCTCACTTTTTATTAGCAATCAAACTTTGACGCGGTAGCTGATTGAACTTTTTGTTCGTCTTTTAGACTCCGAAAAGCTCCTAATCATCCTCGCGGGGCTGGGACTACGAAATCGAGACTTTGTCTATCGATTTCTGTCCCACCGCCTTTTAACTATTTAGTTTGCTAGGCTATGGTACAAATCAAGATATGACTTGCAGGCTGTATCCCAAGAGAAATCACATTCCATAGCTTGAACTTGCATGTTCTTCCAAACATCAGGATGGTTGTGATAAACATCCAAAGCTGTTTGCAATGCCCAGTTGAGCCAGTATGGAGTTAGGTTATTAAAGCTAAAGCCTGTACCTGTCCCATCAATTGGATTAAAGGCTTGAACAGTATCTCTAAGACCACCAACCTCATTTACCAAAGGAAGGGTTCCATATCTCATGGCCATCATTTGTGAAAGTCCACATGGTTCAAAGCGACTTGGCATGAGGAAAATATCACATGCTGCATAAATCTCTTGAGCTAATTTCACATCGAAAGTGATATTGGCAGAAAGTTTTTCTGGGAATACTTGACTAAACCAAGAGAAGGCTTGTTCAAATCCTGAATCTCCAGTTCCCAAAAGAACGATTTGAATATCCTCTTGAAGCATTCGATGCAAGCTCTCAACTACCACATCAAAACCTTTTTGACGAGTTAAGCGAGATACAATACCAATCATTGGTACATCGGAACGTACTGGAAGACCAACTTTTTCTTGAAGTTTTGCTTTATTTTGAGCCTTTCCTGACAAATCATTTTTATTAAAATGATAGTCAAGTAAAGCATCCGTCTCTGGGTTGTACAAATCTGTATCTATACCATTAACAATACCTGAAACCTTACCAGATTCCATACGAAGAATTTGATCAATACCGCAACCAAACTCTGTAGTCATGATTTCATAAGCATAACTCGGTGACACGGTTGATACACGATCTGCATAGAGAATACCTGCCTTCATCCAGTTAAGACAATCATTCCAACGAACTGTTCCATCAGCGTAACGTTCGAAACCAACTCTAAACAAGTCCCAAAGCATACTTTCAGAGAATTGACCTTGAAATTCCAAGTTATGAATGGTCAAAACAGTCTTGATTCCTTGGTAGGCTTGAATCCATCTGTATTTTTCCTTCAACAAGAAAGGAATCATAGCTGTATGGTAGTCATGAGCGTGGAGGACATCAGGGATAAATCCAATACGCTCCATAGCTTCTAGGGCTGCAAGTTGGAAGAAGGCAAAACGTTCACCATCATCGAAATCTCCATACACATGTCCGCGGAAGAAATAATATTGATTGTCAATAAAGTAGAAAGTAACACCGTTTAAAACAGTTTTCTTAATTCCACAAAATTGTCTGCGCCAACCAACGTATACTTCGAATTGAAGGACATCTTCAATCTGATCACCAAACTTGGCTTCAACCATGTCATAGTAGGGTAAGATAACAGCAACTTCATGCCCAGCTTTTACTAATGATTTTGGAAGTGCTCCGATAACGTCTCCCAAGCCACCTGTTTTAGAAAAAGGGGCTCCTTCGGCTGCTACAAATAAAATTTTCATGAAAGGACATCCTCTGTTACTTTTTCGCCTTTTTTGATGACAACAGGGTTTTCTGCTGTACCTCGAATGACAACTCCCTCAGCTATTTCAGCACCCTTATCAACGATTGCATACTCGACTTGTGCACCTTTACCAACGATAACGCGAGGGAAAATAAGAGACTCTTTAACCAAGCTATCTTTATTGATTCGAACATTACGCGAAATAATAGATTTATCCACTTCACCTTCAATGATACTACCAGAAGCAAATTGAGATGTGTTCACTTTTGAACCTGATGCATAGTAGGTAGGTTCTTCGTTTTTAACTTTAGTATGAATTTTTTGATTTGGTGAGAACAAAGAGTAGAATTTATGCTGATCAAGCATATCTAGATTCGCTTGATAGTATGTTTCTACTGAATGAATATTTGCTAGGTAACCTGTATATTCATATGCAAAAGCACCTTCTTTTGCTGCCAAATCACGAAGAACATAGCGTAATTTTTCTGGATATTCTTTTTGAGCTTCTTCTTCCAAACGCTTAATCAACCATTGAGTGTCTACTACAAAAATATCTGTCGACATGTTGTAGTATTCTTGGTCTGATTTTTTATCAAAGAGTTTGTGAGAAAGCACATGGTCAGTTTCATCAATATCAAGGATTGCATTTACTTCTGAAATATCTTTCTTAGGTAATTTCTTATAAACTACTGTGATTGGTGATTTTGTTGTATTATGTAAATGGAAAACTTGATTGAGATCGATATTCACTAAAACATCACAGTTCAAGGAAACGGTTTGGTCTGAACCTGAACGTTTTAGGTAAGTCAAAAGTTGTTGATAGTACTCTTTACCAACAGTGCTACTTTCTACACGAGTATTGTAGATTCCAAGATAGTAGTGGCTAAGAAGAGTATTCAAGCCCCATTCACGTCCTGAACGAATGTGGTCAAAAACAGAGCTGATATTATCTTGCTGGAAGATCCCGAAAATACTACGCACACCAGCATTTGCAAGACTTGATAGTGGGAAGTCGATCAAACGATATTTCCCTCCAAATGGCAAGCTAGCCACTGGACGGTTGTCTGTCAATGTTGACATATCATGAAAACCAACTGTGTTTCCTAAAATGGCTGAATATTTATCAATCTTCATCTGTTGCTACCCCCACTACTTCGTTATATCCGACTACTTGTACTTCTTCTGTTCCGTCAATTTCTACACCATCAGCAATGACAGCTCCTTCACCAATAATGGCACGTTTAATCTTAGCGCCTTTTCCGATAACTGCTCCACTCATGATGACAGAGTCAACAACTTCTGCTCCTTTACGAACTTGAGCTGCTGTTGAGAGGATAGAGTGTTTTACAGTACCATTTACGTAACAGCCGTCCACTACAAGAGAGTCTTCTACTTGAGCGAATTCTCCAAGGAAGTTTGGTGGAGCAATTAGGTTACGAGAATAAATCTTCCATTGACGGTTACGACTATCGAGAGCATTTTCTGGAGAGATATATTCCATGTTCGCTTCCCAAAGAGATTCGATAGTACCAACGTCCTTCCAGTATCCATTGAACTCATAAGCATAGACACTTTCACCAGTTTCAAGATAGTTTGGAATAACGTTCTTACCAAAGTCTGACATATCTACATTGTTCTTTTCCGCAGCAACTAGCATATTACGAAGACGTTTCCAGTCAAAGATATAAATACCCATGGACGCCTTGGTTGATTTTGGTTGAGCTGGTTTTTCCTCAAATTCTACAATGCGATTGTTTGCATCTGTATTCATGATACCGAAACGGCTAGCTTCTTTAAGTGGCACATCTAAGACAGCAACTGTCAAGCTGGCATTATTGTCCTTGTGTGATTGGAGCATATCATCGTAATCCATCTTGTAGATGTGGTCACCTGAAAGGATCAATACATACTCTGGGTTGATGCTGTCAATATAATCAATATTTTGGTATATCGCGTGACTTGTACCTTCAAACCAACGATTTCCTTCACTTGCAGAGTAAGGTTGAAGAATTGAAACACCTGAATCGATTACATCTAGACCCCAACTAGAACCATTCCCAATATGATTGTTAAGAGCAAGAGGTTGGTACTGTGTAATAACTCCGACATTGTGGATACCAGAGTTGGCACAGTTAGAAAGAGCAAAGTCAATGATACGGTAGCGCCCACCAAATTGCACAGCTGGTTTTGCAATGCTTTGAGTGAGTTTACCGAGACGAGTTCCTTGCCCACCGGCAAGGATTAAAGCTAGCATTTCATTCTTCATTTTCTACTCCTTTTTGAGTCTTATTTGTGACAGTTTTAGCAGGTTTCAAGCGACGTTTGATTTTCCAAATACTTGCTCCCATGGCTGGTAGAGTAAAGGTCAAAGTCTGCTCATAATCCTTCCATAATCCTTCTTGAGTTTGAACTGTTTGGTTATGCTCTTTCCACACACCACCCCATTGTTCTAACTCTGTATTCCAAATTTCTTCATAAATACCTGCAACAGGAAGTCCAATTGTGAAATCAGGACGTTCAACCGGTGCCATATTGAAGACGCAGACTAGCATCTCCCCTTTCTTACCTTTACGGATAAAGGATAGGACACTTTGGTCTCTATTATCTGCATCGATGATTTCAATTCCGTCATAGCTTGTATCAATTTCCCAAAGACAACGGTGGTCCTTATAAAGTTGATTCAACTGAGATGTGAAGTATTTCATCTTGGCATTCATTGGATCTTCTAGGTTTGACCACTCCAATTGCTCTTCGGATTTCCACTCTAAAAATTGACCGAATTCGCTACCCATGAAGAGTAATTTTTTACCAGGGTGACAAATTTGATAGGTGTAGAGGTTTCTCAAACCAGCGAACTGATTGTAACGATCTCCCCACATCTTATGCATCATACTCTTCTTACCATGTACAACCTCATCATGTGAAAATGGTAGGAGATAATTTTCATTAAAGACATACATGAAGCTGAAAGTCACAAGATTAAAGTCATACTTACGATATATTGGGTCTTCTTCGTAGAAACGTAGGATGTCATTCATCCATCCCATGTTCCACTTGTAGTCAAATCCAAGTCCACCCATTTCCTTCATGCCAGTAATCTTAGTTCCTGAAGAAGATTCCTCAGCAATCATCATAACATCCGGATGAGCTAGCTTAATAACATCGTTCAAACGTTGAAGGAAATAATAGCCTTCATAGTTGAGATTGCCTCCGTCTTTATTTGGTGTCCATGGAGCATTATCATAATCTAGATAGAGAATATTACTTACTGCATCCACACGAATACCATCTAGGTGATAGAAATCAATCCAGAACTTAATGCTAGAAATCAAGAAAGATTGGACTTCATTTTTTCCAAGGTCAAAGTTAAGTGCGCCCCAACCGTAATTGTTAGCCTTATTATGATCCTGGTACTCAAAAGTCGGCGTTCCATCATAGTATGCCAAAGCATCATCATTGATGGTAAAGTGACCTGGCACCCAATCTACAATTACACCGATATTGTTGAGGTGACACTCCTCAACAAAGTCTTGAAACTCTTCTGGACGACCATAGGCATGCTCTAAAGCGAAGTAACCCATGAGCTGATATCCCCAACTCAATCCAAGAGGATGAGA carries:
- the glgA gene encoding glycogen synthase GlgA, encoding MKILFVAAEGAPFSKTGGLGDVIGALPKSLVKAGHEVAVILPYYDMVEAKFGDQIEDVLQFEVYVGWRRQFCGIKKTVLNGVTFYFIDNQYYFFRGHVYGDFDDGERFAFFQLAALEAMERIGFIPDVLHAHDYHTAMIPFLLKEKYRWIQAYQGIKTVLTIHNLEFQGQFSESMLWDLFRVGFERYADGTVRWNDCLNWMKAGILYADRVSTVSPSYAYEIMTTEFGCGIDQILRMESGKVSGIVNGIDTDLYNPETDALLDYHFNKNDLSGKAQNKAKLQEKVGLPVRSDVPMIGIVSRLTRQKGFDVVVESLHRMLQEDIQIVLLGTGDSGFEQAFSWFSQVFPEKLSANITFDVKLAQEIYAACDIFLMPSRFEPCGLSQMMAMRYGTLPLVNEVGGLRDTVQAFNPIDGTGTGFSFNNLTPYWLNWALQTALDVYHNHPDVWKNMQVQAMECDFSWDTACKSYLDLYHSLAN
- the glgD gene encoding glucose-1-phosphate adenylyltransferase subunit GlgD; translation: MKIDKYSAILGNTVGFHDMSTLTDNRPVASLPFGGKYRLIDFPLSSLANAGVRSIFGIFQQDNISSVFDHIRSGREWGLNTLLSHYYLGIYNTRVESSTVGKEYYQQLLTYLKRSGSDQTVSLNCDVLVNIDLNQVFHLHNTTKSPITVVYKKLPKKDISEVNAILDIDETDHVLSHKLFDKKSDQEYYNMSTDIFVVDTQWLIKRLEEEAQKEYPEKLRYVLRDLAAKEGAFAYEYTGYLANIHSVETYYQANLDMLDQHKFYSLFSPNQKIHTKVKNEEPTYYASGSKVNTSQFASGSIIEGEVDKSIISRNVRINKDSLVKESLIFPRVIVGKGAQVEYAIVDKGAEIAEGVVIRGTAENPVVIKKGEKVTEDVLS
- a CDS encoding glucose-1-phosphate adenylyltransferase; this encodes MKNEMLALILAGGQGTRLGKLTQSIAKPAVQFGGRYRIIDFALSNCANSGIHNVGVITQYQPLALNNHIGNGSSWGLDVIDSGVSILQPYSASEGNRWFEGTSHAIYQNIDYIDSINPEYVLILSGDHIYKMDYDDMLQSHKDNNASLTVAVLDVPLKEASRFGIMNTDANNRIVEFEEKPAQPKSTKASMGIYIFDWKRLRNMLVAAEKNNVDMSDFGKNVIPNYLETGESVYAYEFNGYWKDVGTIESLWEANMEYISPENALDSRNRQWKIYSRNLIAPPNFLGEFAQVEDSLVVDGCYVNGTVKHSILSTAAQVRKGAEVVDSVIMSGAVIGKGAKIKRAIIGEGAVIADGVEIDGTEEVQVVGYNEVVGVATDED
- the glgB gene encoding 1,4-alpha-glucan branching protein GlgB; the protein is MDTLEALRTFTSGENFHLQHYLGAHREERDGEYGYTFRVWAPNAQAVHLVGDFTNWIENQIPMVRNESGVWEVFTTLAQEGHIYKYHITRANGHQLMKIDPLAVRFEARPGTGAVLTEIPEKKWKDGLWLARRKRWGFFERPVNIYEAHAGSWKRNPDGSPYSFAQLKEELIPYLVEMNYTHIEFMPLMSHPLGLSWGYQLMGYFALEHAYGRPEEFQDFVEECHLNNIGVIVDWVPGHFTINDDALAYYDGTPTFEYQDHNKANNYGWGALNFDLGKNEVQSFLISSIKFWIDFYHLDGIRVDAVSNILYLDYDNAPWTPNKDGGNLNYEGYYFLQRLNDVIKLAHPDVMMIAEESSSGTKITGMKEMGGLGFDYKWNMGWMNDILRFYEEDPIYRKYDFNLVTFSFMYVFNENYLLPFSHDEVVHGKKSMMHKMWGDRYNQFAGLRNLYTYQICHPGKKLLFMGSEFGQFLEWKSEEQLEWSNLEDPMNAKMKYFTSQLNQLYKDHRCLWEIDTSYDGIEIIDADNRDQSVLSFIRKGKKGEMLVCVFNMAPVERPDFTIGLPVAGIYEEIWNTELEQWGGVWKEHNQTVQTQEGLWKDYEQTLTFTLPAMGASIWKIKRRLKPAKTVTNKTQKGVENEE